A segment of the Actinomycetota bacterium genome:
AAGGGCCATCGCCGCCGCCCTCGGCCTCGTACCGGCAATGTTCGCGGTCTCCCCCGCTTTCACCACGTCATCTCTTCTGAGCGTGAGGCCCACCACCTTCCAGGCGGTACGGCCGTCTCAGTCGTCGCTTGCCGGAGCACCGCGGGCCCTCGAGAGCGCGATACGCGGTGCCCTCGGCATGCCCCTGCCTCTTGTCGGCGGCTCCGCCCAGCAACGAAAGCTCACGGCGTCTGACGCCGCGGCGGGCGATGCGTTTGGCGCCTCGGTGGCCGTTTCCGGCTCCATCGCGGTGCTGGGCGCGCCCTTCAAGTACTCCTTCGCGGGTGCGGCGTACGTGTTCGTGAAATCGGCCGGGGTCTGGTCCCAGCAGGCGGAACTCATCGGCTCCGACACCGCCTCCGGTGACTGGTTCGGGTTCTCAGTGGCTATCTCAGGCCCCACCGTCGTGGTGGGGGCGTACCAGCGGAACTCAGATACCGGGGCCGCATATGTATTCGCCGAAACGGGAGGGATCTGGTCACAACAGGCCGAGCTCACCCCTCCCGCCACCGCGGCGGTCCACGCTTTCGGGTACTCGGTCGCCGTCTCCGGTCCCACCGTAGTGGTGGGGGCACCCGACACGAGATCGGCGACGGGGGCGGCCTACGTGTTCGTGGCCTCGGGCGGGACCTGGATGCAGCAGGCGAGGCTCGCCTCCTCCGACCCCGCCGTCTTCGACCAGTTCGGGTTCTCCGTGGGAGTGTCCGCCTCTACCGCCGTCGTGGGGGCGTGGAAGAAGAACTCCTCCACCGGGGCGGCCTACGTGTTCGGGGAGTCGAACGGGGTGTGGTCCCAACAGGCCGAGCTCACTGCCTCCGACGCTGCGTCGAACGACCGGTTCGGCGGGTCGGTGGCCGTCTCCGGGTCCACCGCTGTGATTGGGGCACCCTTCAAGAACTCCCAGACGGGCGCGGCCTACGTGTTCGTGGAATCAGCGGGGGCCTGGTCCGAGCAGGCCGAGCTCACTGCCAGCGACGCCGCGTCGGGCGACGAGTTCGGCACATCGGTGTCCATCTCCGACTCCACCGCTGTGGTTGGCGCGCCCGCGAAGCGATCGTCCACTGGGGCGGGCTACGTCTACACAGGGCTTGGCGGGGCCTGGTCTCAACAGGCACTGCTCCGCGCCCGGGACGCCGCGTCGGGCGATTACTTCGGTGCTTCGGTGGCGGTCTCCGGCTCCACCGTGGTGGCAGGGGCCCCCATCAAGGACTCGTACACGGGGGCGGCCTACGTCTTCGTCTTGCCCGCTTCGTAGCGGCAGGACGACTCGGTTCCCTTCGATGCGGGTGGGGTCCTGAAGAGACCCCTCCCATCAAGTGGACGGAGGCGTCCCTGGCAGAAGGCTGCCGACGATGCTGCCGTGGCCCCTGGCAGCCATTCCGGGAGCGAGTGCCGCGACGAGAAAGAATGGCGCCCTGACGTTGCTGGCGAACATCTTGTCGAACGCTGCGATATCGAACTCCGCGGTCGGTGCGAAGACGGAGATCCCCGCGTTGTTGATGAGGATGTCGATGTCGCCGACGTCGTGTGCGAGGCGCTGCACGTCGGCGGCGTCGCTGAGGTCGGCAGCGACGAAGCTGGCCTTGCCGCCGTCGGCTGAGATCTCCTGGACCGTCTCGGCGCCCCGTGCGGCGTCGCGGCCGTGCACCAGGACCTCGGCCCCCTCCCGGGCCAGCTGCAGCGCGACCGCTCGACCAATTCCCGAGGTCGCGCCGGTCACCAGCGCCCGTTGGCCCGTGAGGCCGTTTTGCGTGAACGTTGACATCGCTGCTCCTTTTTCGTCGTCTCCTTCGGTGCCCCCGGCCCTCACTCACTTGGCGCGAGCGAGCCGCGGGCGCTTCGTTGCCGCGTCCACGAGGAACTCGGCGGCTTGGCGCGCCGCCGCCGGTGCGGTCGACGG
Coding sequences within it:
- a CDS encoding FG-GAP repeat protein; amino-acid sequence: MPLPLVGGSAQQRKLTASDAAAGDAFGASVAVSGSIAVLGAPFKYSFAGAAYVFVKSAGVWSQQAELIGSDTASGDWFGFSVAISGPTVVVGAYQRNSDTGAAYVFAETGGIWSQQAELTPPATAAVHAFGYSVAVSGPTVVVGAPDTRSATGAAYVFVASGGTWMQQARLASSDPAVFDQFGFSVGVSASTAVVGAWKKNSSTGAAYVFGESNGVWSQQAELTASDAASNDRFGGSVAVSGSTAVIGAPFKNSQTGAAYVFVESAGAWSEQAELTASDAASGDEFGTSVSISDSTAVVGAPAKRSSTGAGYVYTGLGGAWSQQALLRARDAASGDYFGASVAVSGSTVVAGAPIKDSYTGAAYVFVLPAS